A stretch of the Clostridiales bacterium genome encodes the following:
- a CDS encoding alpha-mannosidase has translation MDKKELFLVPYSHLDTQWRWDYPTTIKWLIRRTMRKNFRLFKKYPHYVFNFTGSRRYSLMKEYYPEDYKKVQEYVKMGKWVPGGACIDETDALTPSAESLIRNILYGREYQKKEFGVVYKDYMLPDCFGFPTNFPTLLKHCDVTGFSTGKLEWHSANGIPFNQGIWEGPDGSKLLCALNPGNYMSHMFVPPTKIKKRTQKVEEVGEKTGVYKSYQYYGVGDFGGSPSLISIWNAERDIKKPGDIKVVQGASEDFYKNLTDDEISKFDTYTGDLLLIEHSAGTLTTNGPIKRLNRMNERMAYAAEYVALLAEKVAGVPYPKEEIEKTWYKVVGSQMHDIIPGTCLPSAYKYSYNDEIIALKTWRKIIDDSIQAIYPHLEGGEIVIFNPADYERQTICEFEIPGFDFSKKYGLKDSEGNIYPISLTNKNTMISAPYLKPFEIKRYSIVTVEKKKTPLTFKLDNGITMENEYISISISKEGEIYSIKDKVKGKEILESPLAYHLLEEKPVKYPGWNMYWKDRQKEPKDVLTKGYVQIIEDNSTRKKISITTQYNKSTFTKIVSLGKDDKMITFEEQLEWKEKGKSLKVALPLAMDNPTFLTNMETCFVEKGVNNEKQFEVPSRYLVKAMSDQYGVALIENCKYGYDIPKDNMLRMTLVYTPLGNITALNYEQYFSDWGAHYISYAIYPFEKDDAEQQAQLFNNTNKIYLADKIVKDVKEAKLFDLDYSKLGVLAVKKSEDDSGMILRLYNRTDDTVSSTIKFYEDIKEAYLVNGVEDVIEKIDVKDNLLNVSILKSSICTVKVVFAIKNELNTKEIINSDNYKDAIDCKGQIINIDEGYNKLSLYVIAKNKDKFTVKINDRYITNDVSSSYGFMISYNERKWLLPQFSAFLHTLDHVWFNFYAGLKKNYVNNDKLGTYFTHYDTKDNYYKHLHVYRIDVDTKGAKSIELPNNENIKVLSMIAWNGTCIVKDIEKKKDMLYI, from the coding sequence ATGGATAAGAAAGAGTTATTTTTAGTTCCTTATTCCCACTTAGATACACAATGGAGATGGGATTATCCTACAACCATAAAATGGTTGATTCGTAGGACTATGCGCAAGAACTTTAGACTCTTTAAAAAATATCCCCATTATGTTTTCAATTTTACTGGTTCTAGAAGATATTCTTTAATGAAAGAATACTATCCAGAAGATTATAAGAAAGTCCAAGAATATGTAAAGATGGGTAAATGGGTGCCAGGAGGCGCTTGTATAGATGAAACAGACGCATTAACACCAAGTGCAGAATCTTTAATTAGAAACATACTATATGGAAGGGAGTATCAAAAGAAAGAATTTGGAGTGGTTTATAAGGATTATATGCTTCCAGATTGTTTCGGATTCCCAACGAATTTCCCAACATTATTAAAACATTGTGATGTTACAGGTTTTTCTACAGGAAAACTTGAATGGCATTCTGCAAATGGTATTCCATTTAACCAAGGAATATGGGAAGGACCAGATGGTTCTAAATTACTTTGTGCTTTAAATCCTGGCAATTATATGTCCCATATGTTTGTTCCACCAACAAAAATTAAGAAGAGAACACAGAAGGTGGAAGAAGTTGGCGAGAAGACGGGTGTTTATAAATCTTACCAATATTATGGTGTAGGTGATTTTGGTGGATCTCCAAGTCTCATTTCAATTTGGAATGCAGAAAGAGATATTAAAAAGCCAGGTGATATTAAAGTCGTTCAAGGTGCGTCCGAAGATTTTTATAAAAATTTAACAGATGATGAGATATCTAAGTTTGACACTTATACAGGCGATTTGCTTTTGATAGAACATTCAGCAGGAACATTGACAACTAATGGACCTATAAAAAGATTAAATAGAATGAATGAAAGAATGGCATATGCAGCAGAATATGTTGCTTTGCTTGCTGAAAAGGTTGCTGGTGTTCCATATCCTAAAGAAGAAATAGAGAAGACTTGGTATAAAGTTGTTGGCAGCCAAATGCACGATATTATTCCAGGTACATGTCTACCAAGTGCTTATAAGTATTCATATAATGACGAAATTATTGCACTAAAGACTTGGAGAAAAATAATAGATGATTCTATCCAAGCGATATATCCACATCTAGAGGGTGGTGAGATAGTTATCTTTAATCCAGCTGATTATGAAAGACAAACAATTTGCGAATTTGAAATACCAGGTTTTGATTTTTCTAAGAAATATGGTTTGAAAGATAGCGAAGGTAATATATACCCAATTAGTTTAACCAACAAGAACACTATGATATCTGCCCCATATCTCAAACCATTTGAGATTAAGAGATATAGTATTGTAACAGTAGAGAAGAAAAAGACACCATTAACATTTAAACTAGATAATGGAATAACGATGGAAAATGAGTATATCTCTATATCCATTTCAAAAGAAGGGGAGATTTACTCAATTAAAGATAAAGTTAAAGGGAAGGAAATTCTTGAATCTCCATTGGCATATCATCTTCTCGAGGAAAAGCCTGTTAAATATCCAGGTTGGAATATGTATTGGAAAGATAGACAAAAGGAACCAAAGGATGTTCTAACTAAGGGATATGTTCAAATAATAGAAGATAACTCTACAAGAAAGAAGATATCTATTACCACACAATATAATAAATCTACTTTTACAAAGATTGTATCTCTTGGCAAAGATGACAAGATGATTACCTTTGAAGAACAATTGGAATGGAAAGAAAAAGGGAAGTCTTTAAAAGTTGCTTTGCCTCTTGCTATGGATAATCCAACATTCCTAACAAATATGGAAACATGTTTTGTTGAAAAGGGAGTAAATAACGAGAAACAATTTGAAGTACCTTCTAGATATCTTGTTAAAGCAATGAGTGATCAATATGGCGTAGCTTTAATAGAGAATTGTAAATATGGATATGATATTCCAAAAGACAATATGCTAAGAATGACTTTAGTATATACACCATTGGGAAATATAACAGCACTTAACTACGAACAGTATTTCTCTGACTGGGGAGCACATTATATTAGTTATGCGATTTATCCTTTTGAAAAAGATGATGCTGAACAACAAGCACAATTATTTAATAACACTAATAAAATCTATCTAGCAGATAAAATAGTGAAGGATGTAAAAGAGGCTAAATTGTTCGATCTAGATTATTCTAAATTAGGTGTCCTTGCTGTTAAGAAGTCTGAAGATGATTCAGGTATGATTTTACGCTTATATAATAGAACAGATGATACTGTCTCAAGTACTATTAAATTCTATGAAGATATTAAGGAAGCATATCTTGTAAATGGTGTAGAAGATGTTATTGAGAAGATAGATGTAAAGGACAATTTGTTGAACGTATCGATACTTAAAAGTTCGATTTGTACAGTTAAAGTCGTTTTTGCAATTAAAAATGAGTTAAATACAAAGGAAATTATAAATTCGGATAACTATAAAGATGCCATAGATTGTAAGGGCCAAATTATTAATATTGATGAGGGTTACAATAAGCTTAGTTTATATGTTATAGCTAAGAATAAAGACAAGTTTACCGTAAAGATAAATGATAGATATATTACTAACGACGTGTCATCATCCTATGGATTTATGATTTCGTATAATGAAAGAAAATGGTTGCTTCCACAGTTTAGTGCATTCCTACACACACTAGATCATGTATGGTTTAATTTCTATGCTGGTTTAAAAAAGAATTATGTAAACAATGATAAACTTGGAACATACTTTACTCATTATGATACAAAGGATAATTACTATAAGCACTTACATGTATACAGAATAGATGTAGATACAAAAGGTGCAAAATCAATAGAATTACCAAATAATGAAAATATTAAGGTATTATCCATGATAGCATGGAATGGTACTTGTATTGTTAAAGATATAGAAAAGAAAAAAGATATGCTTTATATCTAG